The following proteins are co-located in the Manihot esculenta cultivar AM560-2 chromosome 9, M.esculenta_v8, whole genome shotgun sequence genome:
- the LOC122724584 gene encoding bark storage protein B-like: MAGPSRKTWGFELSVVILGLLALTQQSMQQSSKHPMHELIQRIHNQGPFFGLVLGSDADERALLANNAFKNIGEIIELAGRKFNAGTINGSSVIYVKAGDGPSINAAITAQLLVIFFAPKGIIHIGRAGTVNDSLSIGDVVVPKEVGFLGNWKWLRGKRGQLVFGEYNTPAPGGNLLGSISFQPTTLYATGKNKTTIFWLPLTSDWLEAASQLENLELEQCISKDKCLPKAPVILNGLRASSSDIYIQNKAYREFIYKQFKASTVDTQSAAEILVALSSDVPIIVFTGISNTAGGSSSHTSFSDLASVNAVKAAVAFIAAVGNSNSSLEVADN; encoded by the exons ATGGCAGGGCCATCACGTAAGACATGGGGCTTTGAACTATCAGTAGTGATTCTTGGACTACTTGCACTGACACAGCAGTCCATGCAACAGAGTTCCAAGCACCCCATGCATGAGCTTATCCAGAGAATCCACAATCAAGGCCCTTTCTTTGGTCTTGTTTTGGGTTCCGACGCCGACGAGAGGGCTCTCCTAGCCAATAATGCCTTTAAAAATATCGGAGAAATTATTGAATTGGCTG GAAGAAAATTCAACGCTGGCACAATCAACGGAAGTAGTGTGATATATGTGAAGGCAGGGGATGGACCATCA ATAAATGCAGCAATAACAGCGCAACTCCTAGTTATTTTTTTTGCCCCCAAAGGAATTATTCACATCGGCCGCGCCGGAACCGTTAATGATTCCCTGTCCATCGGGGATGTTGTTGTGCCTAAAGAAGTTGGCTTCCTTGGGAATTGGAAGTGGCTG AGGGGAAAGCGTGGGCAGCTGGTATTCGGAGAATACAATACACCAGCTCCAGGAGGCAACTTGTTGGGGAGCATAAGCTTCCAACCAACCACACTGTACGCAACAGGAAAAAATAAGACCACCATCTTCTGGCTTCCCCTCACCTCAGATTGGCTCGAAGCAGCCTCTCAACTTGag AACCTTGAGCTGGAGCAATGTATCAGCAAGGACAAGTGCCTACCCAAAGCACCAGTTATCTTGAACGGTTTGAGGGCCTCAAGTTCTGATATATACATTCAAAATAAAGCTTATAGAGAATTCATCTATAAACAATTCAAGGCCTCAACAGTGGATACACAGAGCGCAGCTGAAATATTG GTGGCTTTGTCATCCGATGTGCCTATTATCGTCTTCACGGGTATCTCCAACACCGCAGGTGGATCATCCTCGCATACAAGCTTCAGCGATTTGGCGTCTGTCAATGCTGTGAAAGCTGCTGTGGCGTTCATTGCTGCAGTTGGTAACTCTAACTCATCCCTAGAAGTAGCAGATAACTAA
- the LOC110623125 gene encoding bark storage protein A — MAGPSRRIWGFELAVVVLGLLAMAQQSMQQSSKRPMHGLIQRINDNGPYFGLVLASDSDEKALLASNVFKTEGEISSVDVAGRKFNVGTINGTNVIYVKTGKGPSINAAATVQILVDLFEPEGIIHIGPAGAVNYSLFIGDVAVPKQVAFTGSWKWLERRAKGGQLVFGEYNKPVRGGNLLGSISFQPTTLYATGKNKTTVFWLPLTSNWLDVASQLKNVELEQCISKNKCLPKAPVMVNDLRVSSSDIYVQNAAYREFICTQFKASTVDRETAAVTLVALSNDVPVIAFRGVSDTAGGSTAYKSYSYLASVNVVKAAVAFIGAVGNSNSSLAVAAY, encoded by the exons ATGGCAGGGCCATCACGTAGGATATGGGGCTTTGAACTAGCAGTAGTGGTTCTTGGACTGCTTGCAATGGCACAGCAGTCCATGCAACAGAGTTCCAAGCGCCCCATGCATGGGCTTATCCAGAGAATCAACGATAATGGCCCTTACTTTGGTCTTGTTTTGGCTTCCGACTCCGACGAGAAGGCTCTCCTAGCCTCTAATGTCTTTAAGACCGAAGGTGAAATTTCTTCGGTTGATGTGGCTG GAAGAAAATTCAACGTTGGCACGATCAACGGAACTAATGTGATATATGTGAAGACAGGGAAGGGACCATCA ATAAATGCAGCAGCAACAGTGCAGATCCTCGTTGATTTATTTGAGCCCGAAGGAATCATTCACATCGGCCCCGCCGGAGCCGTTAATTATTCCCTGTTCATCGGTGATGTTGCTGTGCCTAAACAAGTTGCCTTCACTGGATCTTGGAAATGGCTG GAACGTCGGGCAAAGGGTGGGCAGCTGGTATTCGGAGAATACAATAAACCAGTTAGAGGAGGCAACTTGTTGGGAAGCATAAGCTTCCAACCAACCACACTGTACGCAACAGGAAAAAATAAGACCACCGTCTTCTGGCTTCCCCTCACCTCAAATTGGCTCGACGTAGCCTCTCAACTTAAG AACGTTGAGCTGGAGCAATGTATCAGCAAGAACAAGTGCCTACCCAAAGCACCAGTTATGGTGAACGATTTGAGGGTCTCATCTTCTGATATATACGTGCAAAATGCAGCTTATAGAGAATTCATCTGCACACAATTCAAGGCCTCAACAGTCGATAGAGAAACCGCAGCTGTTACATTG GTGGCTTTGTCAAATGATGTCCCTGTTATCGCCTTCAGGGGTGTCTCCGACACCGCAGGTGGATCAACTGCATACAAAAGCTACAGCTATTTGGCGTCTGTCAATGTTGTGAAAGCTGCTGTGGCGTTCATTGGCGCAGTTGGTAACTCTAACTCATCCCTCGCAGTCGCAGCTTATTAA